The proteins below are encoded in one region of Salvelinus fontinalis isolate EN_2023a chromosome 10, ASM2944872v1, whole genome shotgun sequence:
- the LOC129863868 gene encoding small nuclear ribonucleoprotein Sm D3-like → MSIGVPIKVLHEAEGHIVTCETNTGEVYRGKLIEAEDNMNCQMSNITVTHRDGRVAQLEQVYIRGSKIRFLILPDMLKNAPMLKSMKNKNQGSGAGRGKAAILKAQVAARGRGRGGGMGRGPIFPKRR, encoded by the exons ATGTCCATTGGTGTGCCCATCAAAGTTCTGCATGAAGCAGAGGGCCACATTGTGACCTGTGAGACCAACACTGGTGAAGTGTACAGGGGCAAGCTCATTGAGGCTGAGGACAACATGAACTGCCAG ATGTCCAATATCACTGTGACGCATCGGGATGGCCGTGTAGCCCAATTGGAGCAGGTCTATATCCGGGGCAGCAAGATTCGCTTCCTGATCCTACCGGACATGTTAAAAAACGCCCCTATGTTAAAGAGCATGAAAAACAAGAACCAGGGCTCTGGAGCAGGACGGGGTAAGGCAGCCATTCTCAAAGCTCAGG TGGCTGCAAGAGGACGGGGTCGTGGTGGAGGGATGGGAAGAGGACCCATTTTCCCGAAAAGGCGGTAG